From a single Brassica napus cultivar Da-Ae chromosome C9, Da-Ae, whole genome shotgun sequence genomic region:
- the LOC125593415 gene encoding disease resistance protein RML1B-like, producing the protein MQKLYFIYLSQCTRVPIYTRRLEKILTTFFREELEYYAVNGRSSSYILLILTLSCSFSFVRANEADMIKQIARDVSDKLNATPSRDFDGMLGLEPHIRELKSLLNLDDNGVMMVAITGPAGIGKTTIASRALQNQISNRFQLTCFVDNLRENNHSGFDEHGWKLRLQEQFLSNLLNLGRIRIGHSGVIEERLSKHRVLIILDDVYHIKQLEALANKTTWFGSGSRIIITTENKEILQQHGIKNMYRVGLPSDEQALKILCRYAFGNNSHNQGFEKLVPRVTKLCDNLPLGLSVVGSSLRGKEADEWEEVLSRLETNLDRDSGTILDRDIEDVLRVGYESLDENEQTLFLHIAVFFNYKSWNLVNTMFDDSDLDVKHGLKILVNRSLIIETIGYEHRIVMHRLLEQMGKKAIQKQDPWKRRILMNAREICDVLQHAKGTWNVLGISFDISRINELSISKKAFKRMTDLRFLKIYKRQYDGNDRMHIPEEIQFPCGLRLLDWEAYPSKCLPPTFNPQYLVELSMKNSKLAKLWEGIKPLANLQKVDFSGSVHLKELPDLSNATNLEKLDLIGCGSLVEIPSSCSNLHKLQKLWVSGCINLQVIPARMNLASLDEVFMRGCSRLKNIPVMSTNIRKLCISETAVEDVPASTTLWTRLTSLSINKGGKLKRLTYLPKNVTDLDLSYSDIQKISDSIKALHQLRNLNLAGCTRLASLPKLPGSVKTIIAEDCESLETVSSSLNNPNARLNFINCFKLSQQARRAIFKQSFFTGGALLPGTEVPEEFDHRGRGTSLTIRPDGNPYSGFVVCVVISPKQQEFSFSQLKCRRIGVAQDDFYPVEMLVYVGEVHKFRREHLFVFDSRFLEFYPSDMSREIVLELSSNSNDFNIIDCGARILTDENGSDECGLDDQVLEDETELGPAEAFEYGLEHTNEAVCYSEEVDGGKRTDCWS; encoded by the exons atgcaGAAGTTGTATTTCATATATCTTTCACAATGTACAAGAGTTCCAATATATACAAGAAGACTAGAGAAGATATTAACAACATTCTTTAGAGAGGAACTAGAATATTATGCAGTAAATGGTAGATCTTCATCGTATATTCTTCTTATCCTTACACTTTCctgttctttctcttttgttagGGCAAATGAAGCGGACATGATCAAGCAAATTGCCAGAGACGTTTCAGATAAACTCAATGCTACACCGTCTAGAGACTTTGATGGCATGTTGGGACTTGAACCTCACATAAGAGAATTGAAGTCTTTACTAAATTTAGATGATAATGGAGTTATGATGGTTGCAATCACTGGTCCTGCGGGCATTGGTAAGACCACCATTGCTAGTAGGGCTTTACAAAATCAAATCTCTAATAGGTTTCAGCTTACTTGTTTTGTGGACAACCTTAGGGAAAACAATCATAGTGGTTTTGATGAACATGGTTGGAAGCTGCGTTTACAGGAGCAATTTCTTTCAAATCTCTTGAATCTTGGTAGAATTAGGATAGGCCATTCTGGTGTGATAGAAGAAAGGCTATCCAAGCATAGGGTGCTCATCATTCTTGATGATGTGTACCATATAAAGCAATTAGAAGCGCTAGCAAATAAAACAACATGGTTTGGTTCTGGAAGCAGGATTATAATTACCACAGAAAACAAAGAGATTTTGCAGCAACATGGTATCAAAAATATGTACCGTGTGGGGCTTCCATCTGATGAACAAGCGCTCAAGATCTTATGCAGATATGCTTTTGGAAACAACTCTCACAACCAGGGTTTTGAAAAGCTTGTACCAAGAGTGACAAAGCTTTGTGATAACCTTCCGTTGGGTCTAAGTGTTGTGGGTTCATCTTTGCGTGGGAAGGAGGCGGATGAATGGGAAGAGGTACTGAGCAGGCTGGAGACTAATCTTGATCGAGATAGCGGAACTATTCTTGATCGAGATATTGAGGACGTACTAAGAGTGGGCTATGAGAGCTTAGATGAGAATGAGCAAACGCTATTCCTCCACATTGCAGTCTTTTTCAACTATAAAAGTTGGAATCTCGTGAACACCATGTTCGATGACAGTGACTTGGATGTCAAACATGGGTTGAAGATCCTTGTAAACAGATCTCTCATCATAGAGACCATTGGATATGAGCATAGAATAGTGATGCACAGATTACTAGAACAAATGGGTAAAAAAGCCATTCAAAAACAAGACCCTTGGAAACGCCGGATCTTGATGAATGCTCGGGAGATTTGTGATGTTCTTCAACATGCCAAA GGTACATGGAATGTTCTTGGTATATCGTTTGATATATCAAGAATCAACGAACTATCCATCAGCAAGAAAGCTTTTAAAAGAATGACTGATCTCCGATTCCTCAAAATTTACAAAAGACAATATGACGGGAATGATAGAATGCATATACCGGAGGAGATTCAGTTTCCGTGCGGACTAAGGTTACTAGATTGGGAAGCATATCCGAGCAAGTGTCTTCCTCCTACGTTCAATCCTCAATATCTTGTTGAACTCAGTATGAAGAATAGCAAGCTCGCGAAGCTATGGGAAGGGATCAAG CCGCTTGCAAATCTCCAGAAGGTGGATTTTTCAGGATCTGTTCATTTGAAGGAACTTCCCGATCTTTCAAATGCTACAAATCTTGAGAAGTTGGATCTAATAGGCTGCGGGAGCTTGGTAGAGATTCCATCCTCTTGTTCGAATCTTCATAAACTACAGAAGTTGTGGGTGAGTGGATGCATAAACCTACAAGTAATTCCAGCTCGCATGAACTTGGCATCCCTTGATGAAGTCTTCATGAGAGGATGCTCAAGGTTGAAAAACATTCCAGTCATGTCAACGAACATCAGAAAACTGTGTATATCTGAGACAGCGGTTGAAGATGTGCCTGCATCAACTACGCTGTGGACTCGTCTTACGTCTCTCAGTATAAACAAAGGTGGAAAGCTAAAGAGATTAACATATCTCCCCAAGAATGTCACAGATCTAGACCTAAGCTATTCTGATATTCAAAAGATCTCAGATAGTATCAAAGCCCTTCATCAGCTACGGAACCTTAATCTAGCTGGCTGCACAAGACTCGCGTCATTACCAAAGCTCCCTGGCTCGGTCAAAACCATAATAGCGGAAGACTGTGAGTCACTGGAGACCGTATCTAGCTCTTTGAACAATCCAAATGCGCGGCTCAATTTCATCAACTGCTTCAAACTTAGTCAACAAGCAAGAAGAGCAATTTTTAAACAATCTTTCTTTACAGGAGGGGCACTCTTACCAGGAACAGAAGTGCCTGAAGAGTTCGATCACCGAGGAAGAGGAACCTCATTGACTATTCGTCCAGACGGTAACCCTTACAGCGGCTTTGTGGTTTGCGTCGTGATTTCTCCTAAGCAGCAAGAGTTTAGTTTTTCCCAGCTAAAGTGTCGTCGCATAGGCGTAGCTCAAGACGACTTCTATCCAGTTGAAATGTTGGTCTACGTAGGCGAAGTCCACAAGTTTCGAAGGGAGCATCTATTTGTTTTCGACTCTCGGTTTCTAGAGTTCTACCCATCTGATATGAGCAGAGAGATAGTACTCGAGCTGAGCAGCAACTCCAACGATTTCAATATTATTGACTGTGGTGCCAGGATCTTGACCGACGAGAATGGGAGCGATGAATGTGGCTTAGACGACCAAGTGTTAGAAGACGAAACTGAGCTTGGACCTGCCGAAGCATTTGAATATGGCCTCGAACATACAAATGAAGCAGTCTGTTACTCGGAAGAAGTGGACGGTGGAAAACGTACTGATTGTTGGAGTTAG
- the LOC125575566 gene encoding disease resistance protein RML1B-like yields MGISFDITEISKVSISKKTFRRMCNLRFLRVYKSRIDRDVEVHIPEEMEFPHGLRFLHWKPYPSKCLPSTFHPEYLVELDMQHSQLEKLWEGTQPLANLKKMNLSGSWDLKEVPDLSNATNLELLDLSGCMSLVEIPSSISNLHKLQELMMMFCINLEVIPEGLNLMSIETVNMVGCLRLRTFTQSFMPFNLRHIFLTSCEKLQSLPDTVSTELITLIANNCQSL; encoded by the exons ATGGGTATATCTTTTGATATAACTGAAATCAGCAAAGTGTCTATAAGCAAGAAAACCTTTAGAAGAATGTGTAATCTCCGATTCCTCAGAGTTTACAAAAGCAGAATTGATAGAGATGTTGAAGTGCACATACCAGAGGAGATGGAGTTTCCACATGGACTGAGGTTTCTACATTGGAAGCCATACCCAAGCAAGTGTCTCCCTTCTACGTTTCACCCTGAATATCTTGTGGAACTCGATATGCAGCATAGCCAGCTCGAAAAGCTTTGGGAAGGAACCCAG CCGCTTGCAAATCTCAAGAAGATGAATTTGTCAGGGTCATGGGATTTGAAAGAGGTTCCAGATCTTTCAAATGCCACGAACCTCGAGTTATTGGATCTGAGCGGCTGCATGAGTTTGGTAGAGATTCCATCCTCTATTTCAAATCTTCATAAACTACAGGAACTGATGATGATGTTCTGCATAAACCTAGAAGTAATTCCAGAGGGGTTGAACTTGATGTCTATTGAAACAGTCAATATGGTGGGGTGCTTACGATTAAGAACCTTTACCCAAAGTTTCATGCCTTTCAACCTAAGACATATTTTTCTTACCAGCTGCGAGAAACTCCAATCATTGCCAGACACTGTTTCTACTGAACTCATAACCCTAATTGCGAACAATTGCCAGTCACTCTAA